The nucleotide sequence CGATCTGGATGCCGAGATCCTCGTCGCCGTCGGTCTTCAGGTCGTCCAGGATCTTGGCGGCCCGGACCAGAGTCGTGCCGCCGCCGGGGACGACCCCCTCTTCGATGGCCGCGCGGGTGGCATGCAAGGCGTCCTCGACCAGGGCCTTACGCTCCTTCATCTCGGTCTCGGT is from Bremerella sp. JC817 and encodes:
- a CDS encoding TCP-1/cpn60 chaperonin family protein, whose protein sequence is GTADAIKGRTELIKREISTTDSEYDREKLQERLAKLAGGVAKINVGAATETEMKERKALVEDALHATRAAIEEGVVPGGGTTLVRAAKILDDLKTDGDEDLGIQI